The proteins below are encoded in one region of Rhinolophus sinicus isolate RSC01 linkage group LG07, ASM3656204v1, whole genome shotgun sequence:
- the TNFSF14 gene encoding tumor necrosis factor ligand superfamily member 14, whose protein sequence is MEEMVVRPSVFVVDGQTDIPITRLESSRRRQRCSAIRLGLGFLLLLLVAGLAVQGWFLLQLHWRLGEMVTPLQEKNAGAWEQLIQERRSHQVNPAAHLTGANFSLSGSGGPLLWETKLGLAFLRNLRYRDGALVIARTGYYYIYSKVQLGGVDCPQGKTGVLPITHGLYKRTPRYPKELELLVSLQSPCGRGTSPRVWWDSSFLGGVVHLDAGEEVVVRVPDARLVRLRDGTRSYFGAFMV, encoded by the exons ATGGAGGAGATGGTTGTGCGGCCCTCAGTGTTTGTGGTGGATGGACAGACGGACATCCCAATCACGAGGCTGGAGAGCAGCCGTCGGAGACAGCGCTGCAGTGCTATCCGGCTGGGCCTGGGCTTCTTGCTGCTActgctggtggctgggctggctgTGCAGGGCTGGTTTCTACTGCAGCTTCACTGGCGCCTGGGGGAGATGGTCACCCCCTTGCAG GAGAAAAATGCTGGAGCCTGGGAGCAGCTGATACAAG AGCGGAGATCCCACCAGGTCAACCCAGCAGCACATCTCACAG GAGCGAACTTCAGCTTGAGTGGCAGCGGGGGCCCACTGCTATGGGAGACGAAGCTTGGCCTGGCTTTCCTGAGGAACCTCCGCTACCGGGACGGCGCCCTGGTGATTGCTCGGACTGGTTACTATTATATCTACTCCAAGGTGCAGCTGGGCGGCGTGGACTGCCCACAGGGAAAGACCGGTGTCCTGCCTATCACCCACGGCCTCTACAAGCGCACACCCCGCTACCCCAAGGAGCTGGAGCTGCTGGTCAGCCTGCAGTCACCCTGTGGGCGAGGAACCAGCCCCCGTGTTTGGTGGGACAGCAGCTTCCTGGGCGGCGTGGTGCATCTGGACGCCGGGGAGGAGGTGGTGGTCCGCGTGCCAGATGCGCGGCTGGTCCGACTCCGTGACGGCACCCGGTCCTACTTCGGGGCTTTCATGGTGTGA